The Drosophila sechellia strain sech25 chromosome 2R, ASM438219v1, whole genome shotgun sequence nucleotide sequence TGACAGAGCGATTCTCCCTGCGCAAGGATATCATAAGATGGATAATTTTTATACAGATTGGCATTATCACCGCACTGATAGCTTGCACCATAGATATTATTATCGAAGAGCTCTCGAAACGAAAGTACACATTCCTTTACAATTGTATGTTTTAGTTTCCCttttgataaatttatttCATGGAATATTAAGTTATGAACATTTATTAATGCATACTAAATGTTTTCCTTTCAGCTGTTAAGGAAAATGTACCCCTAAGCGATGCTTCCGATAGAGATCTGCTCATTCCATACCTTTACTGGCTCCTCTTCAGCATTGTGCCCGTGGCCTTTGGAGCAGCCATGGTCACCTACATTGAGCCCATAACCGCCGGCAGTGGCATTCCACAGGTGAAGAGCTATCTGAACGGCGTCAAAATACCGCGTATTGTAAGGATTAAAACGCTGGCTGTGAAGGCCATCGGAGTTATAACCTCGGTGGTGGGTGGTTTGGCCGGAGGAAAGGAGGGTCCAATGATACATGCTGGAGCCGTGGTCGCCGCCGGAATTTCGCAAGGCAAAAGCACCACGTTTGTAAAGGATTTCCGCATATTCAAGGCTTTCCGGGATGATCACGAGAAAAGAGATTTTGTTCTTGGAGGCGGAGCCGCGGGAGTTTCAGCTGCTTTTGGAGCTCCAATTGGAGGCATGCTTTTTTCACTGGAGGAAGCGGCTAGTTTCTGGAACCAGAATCTTATTTGGCGCACCTTGGTGGCCTCCATTATCAGCGTATTCACCTTGAACATCGTTTTATCAGCTTACCATGGCTTAAACGATTTCACATTCACGGGTCTCTTCAACTTGGGCAAGTTTGATACGCCCTTGAAATTCGACTACTTTGAGCTGCCCATCTTTATGATTCTTGGAGTAACTGGTGGATTACTTGGAGCAGCCTGGAACTCTCTTAATacgaaaatcaataaatttcgGAAGCGCTTCATTCCGTGGAAAATCGGAAAGGTTCTCGAAGCTATTGTAGTGGCAATGATGGGCGTAACTTTGGCTTGTCTGATGATCTACTTTATCAACGATTGTCGTCCACTGGGCAACGATCCGACCAACAATCCTGTACAGCTTTTCTGCGAGGACAACGAATATAATGCCGTGGCTGCCTTGTGGTTTCAAACGCCAGAGGCTACAGTCAGATCCTTGTTCCACGATCCTCCAGGTGattatttttaagaataaACTTCTATAGTTTTAATCATTTTGGTGTTTGTTTCCTAGGATCCCATAAGATTCTGACGCTAGCCCTTTTCACAGTTGTTTACTATGTGTTGTCCTGCGCTACGTTTGGTCTTAATGTATCCTTGGGTGTCTTCATCCCAACTGCTCTGGTCGGCGCAGCATGGGGTCGTCTTTTAGCCATGCTTACCTACTATGTATTTCCACAGGCGGTAAGCAATGTCAGCCATACCGTTTTCAATAAACTAAATCATGATATTCAGGAGTTCCTGCATCCGGGAAAATATGCCCTAATTGGAGCTGCAGCTAACTTGGGTGGAGTGCTTCGGATGACCATTAGCTTGTCAGTTATTTTGATGGAAACCACTGGCGTGGAGACGTCCTTCTTCTTTCCCCTTATCATTGCACTTATCAGCGCCAAGTGGGTCGGTGACTACTTCAACGAGGGCATCTACGATACGCAGATCCAAGTAAATCATGTGCCCATGCTGACATGGGAGCCATTGCCGCAATACAAGGGTCTGAAAGCTCGCGATATTCTGAGCAAACCAGTGGTCTGCATCAAGCTCCACGATTCCGCTAATTACATATACCAGATGCTCAAGAAGTGCGACCACAACGGATTTCCGGTGGTCGATGATGTTCGCGGGGTAGGATCAAAGAAATTTTACATAACTCCATGTTATTAGTATTTTACCAATCTTGCAGGATCGTCGATCGGAGGGTCGCGTTTGTGGCATCATCTTGCGCTCGCAACTGATTGTTATTTTGCTCAAATCCCTGTATGTGGAGAATAAACGATTCTGGCTGCCAGAAACTTCGATTCAGACTTTCAGGGACGTCTATCCGCGTTATCCATCAATCAAGGTATTGATTAGTATTACAAAATTATTagggaaaatatttcaagtttCTTATTTTAGAGTGTTCGCAAGCTAGATGACAAAATCAATTACACTGTGGACTTGTCCATGTTTATGAATCCATCACCTATTCGAGTCAATCCGGTGAGTAATGTTACATTTTATGAAATTTCCCCAAGCACTGATTGAATATCAAATTGTTTTTTAGCACGATTCGGTGCCTAGAATTTTTCAGATTTTCCGCGCTTTGGGATTGCGTCATTTGCTGGTCATCAACAATGAGAACCGCATTGCTGGCATTATAACGAGAAGGGATTTCATTTACAAGTAATTTTGCATTCAATGCACTTTTACGAAAATTTATCGAATACCAAAAGTGGGtctaattaaatcaaataattccattcacttttgataaacttttgttttaatatcTGCGCAATACATTTTTACAATTTAACTTAATAACCTTAAACGcgtaaaatataaacaatagtATTCACAAGGAATTGTACAAGGTTTGTATGTGGGTGTTTTGCTTGATTTGTATTAAAAATACGTTACACTTATGATAAAGTAAAAgagcttggttttataaaatcTTAAAACACTAAACAGACGTGTTCTGGTTCCTAGTTACTGCACAACTGTCTCGATCGGTTTCTAGTGCAAAATCGTTAAAATTATCCGTGACTTAAATTGTGGTCT carries:
- the LOC6608869 gene encoding H(+)/Cl(-) exchange transporter 7, yielding MGDLKALISIDGESSTEDDPIVIQKEAGPTSKAVQDFGLHQSETPSTSARGATLSRNNHLLDVDQPLIMGNDSVPPNIPINGSAGSSNRNIDNSEPIFHLRSRTAAASTPNYESLDYEVCENTLFQDEQRKRLTERFSLRKDIIRWIIFIQIGIITALIACTIDIIIEELSKRKYTFLYNSVKENVPLSDASDRDLLIPYLYWLLFSIVPVAFGAAMVTYIEPITAGSGIPQVKSYLNGVKIPRIVRIKTLAVKAIGVITSVVGGLAGGKEGPMIHAGAVVAAGISQGKSTTFVKDFRIFKAFRDDHEKRDFVLGGGAAGVSAAFGAPIGGMLFSLEEAASFWNQNLIWRTLVASIISVFTLNIVLSAYHGLNDFTFTGLFNLGKFDTPLKFDYFELPIFMILGVTGGLLGAAWNSLNTKINKFRKRFIPWKIGKVLEAIVVAMMGVTLACLMIYFINDCRPLGNDPTNNPVQLFCEDNEYNAVAALWFQTPEATVRSLFHDPPGSHKILTLALFTVVYYVLSCATFGLNVSLGVFIPTALVGAAWGRLLAMLTYYVFPQAEFLHPGKYALIGAAANLGGVLRMTISLSVILMETTGVETSFFFPLIIALISAKWVGDYFNEGIYDTQIQVNHVPMLTWEPLPQYKGLKARDILSKPVVCIKLHDSANYIYQMLKKCDHNGFPVVDDVRGDRRSEGRVCGIILRSQLIVILLKSLYVENKRFWLPETSIQTFRDVYPRYPSIKSVRKLDDKINYTVDLSMFMNPSPIRVNPHDSVPRIFQIFRALGLRHLLVINNENRIAGIITRRDFIYK